The following proteins are encoded in a genomic region of Thermothielavioides terrestris NRRL 8126 chromosome 5, complete sequence:
- a CDS encoding glycosyltransferase family 20 protein (CAZy_ID 269867) codes for MTVFIVALFLPKSVHFTVPGAAPRGSASEKKQPGKPAAVEKQPSLFQSTNMTPPQTPIDDNKPDGPFTNEDGLRVQIPKVEPSEDGLRAPADRSSPTWGGRPDQPMSRANSPPPPSLVDPGRLLQQKAKELGRQGVTQPRPLTRSDSHDRVFAHASWKIVNADQGNGGLRNAAEAAFREGQMDRCTWVGTLGMPTDALQGTQQLQDIEDRLATEHEMLAVICSDKDFDGHYSHYCKQILWPVFHYQLPDSPKSKAYEDHSWKYYVNLNQAFADKIVKNWKRGDVIWIHDYHLLLLPAMLRKKLPDAKIGFFLHVPFPSSEVFRCLGTRKQLLEGMLGANLVGFQIHEYTRHFLQTCSRLLSAEATPDGLQLEDRFVDVVSLPIGIDPVSLSQHREEAAVKNWLALLRERYAGKKLIVARDKLDKVRGVRQKLLSYELFLNTNPEWRGNTVLIQVALSTSEKSELDATVSDIVTRVNSSWANLAYQPLVYLKQDIDYAQYLALLSMADALMITSQREGMNLTSHEYLFCQDGKICEKKHGSLILSEFTGTSSLFGGHELSVNPWDHRACANAIKKAIEMSDEEKEQRWTKLIEVVNHHTGAHWFTEFMARLDHVYEEQHRQDQTSVPRLSLQTLVQQYSRTERRLFILDFEGTLVNWGPVNKIIPSSPQRTVDILNDLLLDERNTIYVMSGRRPEELDRLFQRVPNLGLIAENGCFLKDCDSADWIEMADAKQIRTWKQSVKSIMTYYLERTPGAEIEDRRCSLIFHYKSAEDYGAALRQASDCASHINDACEEQRVHAMAMDGCVLVEPIDWTKMTAAQKIFADLRARMAPDDKNHSPVDFLMVVGDGREDEKVFKWANALGEDGTVKEVVTVSLGMRNTEARTTLTQGVSGVLMALQKLASIA; via the exons ATGACCGTGTTTATCGTCGCCCT TTTCCTCCCCAAAAGCGTCCACTTCACGGTGCCTGGGGCTGCGCCGCGTGGGTCGGCTTCCGAAAAGAAGCAGCCCGGAAAGCCGGCAGCGGTGGAAAAACAGCCGAGTCTGTTCCAGTCGACCAACATGACCCCTCCCCAGACTCCTATTGACGACAACAAACCGGATGGTCCGTTCACGAACGAGGATGGCTTGCGCGTGCAGATCCCGAAGGTCGAGCCCTCTGAAGATGGACTCCGTGCCCCGGCTGACCGGAGCTCTCCGACCTGGGGGGGCCGCCCCGACCAGCCCATGTCGCGTGCGAactctccgccgccgccgtccctcGTCGACCCCGGCCGACTGCTCCAGCAAAAGGCCAAGGAACTCGGCCGCCAGGGCGTGACGCAGCCGCGCCCACTGACTCGTAGCGATAGCCATGACCGCGTCTTTGCTCACGCCAGCTGGAAGATCGTCAACGCCGACCAGGGCAACGGCGGCCTGCGCaatgccgccgaggccgccttCCGGGAGGGCCAGATGGACAGGTGCACCTGGGTGGGCACGCTAGGCATGCCGACCGACGCGCTGCAGGGCacgcagcagctgcaggacATCGAGGACCGGCTCGCCACGGAGCACGAGATGCTCGCCGTCATCTGCTCGGACAAGGATTTCGACGGCCACTACTCGCACTACTGCAAGCAGATCCTCTGGCCCGTCTTCCACTACCAGCTCCCCGACAGCCCCAAGAGCAAGGCGTACGAGGACCACTCGTGGAAGTACTACGTCAACCTCAACCAGGCGTTTGCCGACAAGATTGTAAAGAACTGGAAGCGCGGCGACGTCATCTGGATCCACGACTACCACCTGCTGCTACTGCCGGCCATGCTCCGAAAGAAGCTGCCGGACGCCAAGATCGGCTTCTTCCTGCACGTCCCGTTCCCGTCCTCGGAGGTGTTCCGGTGCCTCGGCACGCGgaagcagctgctcgagggcATGCTCGGCGCCAACCTGGTCGGCTTCCAGATCCACGAATACACGCGGCATTTCCTGCAGACGTGCAGCCGGCTGCTGAGCGCCGAAGCGACGCCCGACGGGCTGCAGCTCGAGGACCGCTTCGTCGACGTGGTCAGCCTGCCGATCGGCATCGACCCGGTGAGCCTGAGCCAGCACCGCGAGGAAGCCGCAGTTAAGAACTGGCTGGCTCTCTTGCGCGAGCGCTACGCCGGCAAGAAGCTCATCGTCGCGCGCGACAAGCTCGACAAGGTCCGCGGCGTCCGGCAGAAGCTGTTGTCCTACGAGCTCTTCCTGAATACGAATCCCGAGTGGCGGGGCAACACCGTGCTGATCCAGGTGGCGCTTTCGACCAGCGAGAAGAGCGAGCTCGACGCGACCGTCTCCGATATCGTCACGCGCGTCAACTCGTCCTGGGCCAACCTGGCGTACCAGCCCTTGGTCTACCTGAAGCAGGACATCGACTACGCGCAGTACCTGGCGCTGCTGAGCATGGCCGACGCGCTCATGATCACCAGCCAGCGCGAGGGCATGAACCTGACCTCGCACGAGTACCTCTTCTGCCAGGACGGCAAGATCTGCGAGAAGAAGCACGGGTCGCTGATCCTGTCGGAGTTCACCGGCACGTCGTCGCTCTTCGGCGGCCACGAGCTGTCGGTCAACCCGTGGGACCACCGCGCGTGCGCCAACGCCATCAAGAAGGCGATCGAGATgagcgacgaggagaaggagcagCGCTGGACCAAGCTGATCGAGGTAGTCAACCACCACACCGGCGCGCATTGGTTTACGGAATTCATGGCGCGCCTGGACCACGTGTACGAGGAGCAGCACCGCCAGGACCAGACGTCGGTCCCGCGCCTGTCGTTGCAGACCCTCGTCCAGCAGTACAGCCGCACCGAAAGGCGGCTCTTCATTCTCGACTTCGAGGGCACCTTGGTCAACTGGGGCCCGGTCAACAAGATCATCCCGTCCAGCCCGCAG CGCACGGTCGATATCTTGAACGACCTGCTCCTGGACGAACGCAACACCATCTACGTCATgtccggccggcggcccgaAGAGCTCGACCGGCTGTTCCAGCGTGTGCCCAACCTGGGCCTCATCGCGGAGAACGGCTGCTTCCTCAAGGACTGCGACAGCGCCGACTGGATCGAGATGGCCGACGCGAAGCAGATCCGCACCTGGAAGCAGTCGGTCAAGAGCATCATGACGTACTACCTGGAGCGCACGCCGGgcgccgagatcgaggacCGGCGCTGCTCGCTCATCTTCCACTACAAGTCGGCCGAGGACTACGGAGCGGCCCTGCGCCAGGCGAGCGATTGCGCTAGTCACATCAACGACGCCTGCGAGGAGCAGCGGGTCCACGCTATGGCCATGGACGGCTgcgtcctcgtcgagccGATCGACTGGACCAAGATGACGGCCGCGCAGAAGATCTTCGCCGACCTGCGCGCGCGCATGGCGCCCGACGACAAGAACCACTCGCCCGTCGACTTCCTCAtggtcgtcggcgacggccgcgaggACGAGAAGGTATTCAAGTGGGCCaacgcgctcggcgaggacggcacCGTCAAGGAGGTCGTCACCGTCAGCTTGGGAATGCGCAACACGGAGGCGAGAACCACTTTGACTCAGGGCGTTAGTG GTGTCCTGATGGCACTGCAGAAGCTGGCATCCATTGCGTAA